A DNA window from Syntrophorhabdaceae bacterium contains the following coding sequences:
- a CDS encoding QueT transporter family protein — protein MTYLFSMWKNTRMIVLVAVCAAIYAAALIAFKTAIPLVPGIAEVRVAGVFLVVFGFLFGPAGAWGLGLGNLIGDVFGGTFGPGSLGGFVGNLLQGYAIYSLWINLAPIAGKHYEWKAGNPLSWVRYILITMLSSGVCAVMIAVWVDLLGIVPYSVLSKIIVLNNVVGGMVGVLLLIAVYDITRGQLGLLWIDVMDLERPVRRATGPLGAWVLTAGVVLGLTSGLIPYLPPSILGPASAGIIILGCLLM, from the coding sequence ATGACCTACCTCTTTTCCATGTGGAAGAACACGAGAATGATCGTGCTCGTAGCCGTCTGCGCGGCTATCTATGCGGCGGCCCTTATCGCCTTCAAGACTGCCATCCCTCTGGTTCCAGGTATTGCCGAAGTGAGAGTGGCCGGGGTCTTCCTCGTGGTCTTCGGCTTTCTTTTCGGGCCTGCCGGGGCATGGGGGCTCGGATTGGGCAACCTCATCGGCGATGTCTTCGGCGGCACCTTCGGCCCAGGCTCTCTGGGAGGGTTCGTGGGCAACCTCCTCCAGGGCTATGCGATCTACTCGCTCTGGATCAATCTCGCGCCCATTGCCGGAAAGCATTACGAGTGGAAGGCGGGAAACCCTCTCAGCTGGGTGAGGTACATCCTTATCACCATGCTTTCGAGTGGTGTATGCGCTGTGATGATCGCCGTCTGGGTCGACCTGCTCGGCATCGTCCCCTATTCGGTCCTCTCCAAAATTATCGTTCTCAATAATGTGGTCGGCGGCATGGTGGGCGTCCTTCTCCTGATTGCCGTCTATGATATCACGCGGGGACAACTGGGTCTCCTCTGGATCGATGTAATGGATCTCGAGCGGCCCGTCCGGCGCGCGACCGGCCCTCTGGGTGCATGGGTCCTCACGGCCGGGGTCGTTCTCGGACTCACCAGCGGGTTAATCCCTTACCTCCCCCCGAGTATACTCGGCCCCGCGTCTGCCGGGATCATCATTCTCGGCTGTCTTCTCATGTAA